The Calditrichota bacterium genome includes the window CCTCCGGTCCAGTCAAGCGTTCGGTTTGGCTCAGGGGTGTGCCGGCGCTCGTGCGTCGCAGCACCGCGCCCTTCAATGCCCACTTCGGTTGCTGGTAGGGCGAGGCCGGCACGTCGCAGCCGAAGGCGAGGGGAACGCCCATGGTGACCATAGTCCTGAACGGGAGCATGCGGCTCATGGTCGCTTGGTCTGTGGCTTGCACCTAGCCGTCTCCGTACCAGGTGATCCATTGCGGCTGTGTGGAGAGAATGATCCCCGCGTTCCGCATGCGCTGCAGCGCGGTGGGGGTCGGAAAGAGGCCGTGCTCGATCCGATGGCGCGGGTTGGGTCGTGGGTTGGCCTGCATGGCCTGTTCAAAGCCGGTGATGGTCATGTCGATGCCTTCATCGCCCAGCACGTGAACCGCCACCTGCAGGCCGGTATTGTGCAAGGTGCTGACCATGCGGTTGAGCTCATCTTGGGGATGGTAGGGGTAAAAGTTGGTGGCAGCGCAGAGGCCTTTGTCGTAAGACAAGGTGGTGCGGGCCGCGACCCCTCTATCCTTGGCCAGCTTCCAACCGCCGAACTTGAAGCGCCCCGACTGGATGCGCTGGAACCTCCTGACCAGCGTGTCGGCTTCTTGCTCATAGTCGATGTAGAGCAGGGCGTAGACCCGCGCCTTGAGCCGGCCCGCGTCGGCAAAATGCTTGTAGGCCATGATGTCTTTCACGCTGCCGACGATGACGTCCTGAACCGAGGTGTAGCCGGCCTGAAAGCAGAGCTGTTGCCCGAGTTCTATGTCTTCGAACTTTTGGCCCTCGCTGCGGTCACCATAGCCAGGAGCATGTTTGGCGACCAGGTTTTCTGCCGGATAGTGGGACAAGATACCCGTCGGTTGTCCAGACTCATCTCTCATGATGCGGGCGCCTGGCGGGTTGGGTGTGGAGCTATCGATGCCGGCAATCTGCAAGGCCAAGGAATTGACCACGGCGTATTGACCGCTACAATGGCGCAGATAGGCCGGGTTGTTCGGCGCCACGGAATCGATGTTCCAACGGTCGATGGTTTCAAAGGCCTGGAGAGTAAAGCCTTGATTGGCTGAGATCCAGTCGCCGGGGTTCAGTTGGCGCGCGTAATCGCCTACCACACGCAGCAGGTCGGCTTTGGAAGTGACCACCGGGTGACGGATATTCAGAAAGGCTGGCCAGAACTGCGCCCCGTAGTACATGAGATGGTGGTGCGAATCGATAAGGCCAGGAGTGACCGTCTTTCCGTTCATGTCGACCTTCAGGCACCCGGGTCTCAAGAGCTGGAGAATTTCCGCATCGCTGCCAACGGCAAGAATCTTGTCACCCTTGATCGCTACGGCCTGGAAAATGTGGTCCTGGGCATCCACCGTGATGACTTTGCCGTGGTAGAGGATGAGGTCGGCCTTGTCCTGGGCCATCAGCGGCCAGAAGGCGGCACATGCGACCAACCCCGCAAGGACAAGTTCTCTCTTTTTCATGTTTTGCTCCCTGGGGGGACTTGTCTCCCTCGCCGAGCGTTCACGCCTGCTGCTCGGAGCAAGTCCACAATTGTGAGGACCGAAGGAGCGAAGCTGCGGCTTTCGCAAGCCTGCGGCGGACTCCTAAGGCCGCGCTCCCACGGACACCCATTTGCCCGTTAGGCGGTCCTCCGGTTTACCAGGGGCTGAAAGTTCGAAGCTCTTGGTGAAAATGTGGTTTTTCGGCTATCTCGTCAAGCTCGAAGGATGGCAGGTGGGGAAGGGAGAGGTCGTCCTCACCGGTCGTAGCCCAGGCGAAAAGGGCGCAACCCCTCTCCCGTCAGCAAGCGAGCCACAGTGCACGTCCGATGGAGGGCTGCGAGTGACCAATCCATGGAGAGGCCTCGGGCTTTTCCGAGTAGCATGACCTGCCGCGGTATTTCACGTCTCGCCCAAGCG containing:
- a CDS encoding amidohydrolase family protein; the encoded protein is MKKRELVLAGLVACAAFWPLMAQDKADLILYHGKVITVDAQDHIFQAVAIKGDKILAVGSDAEILQLLRPGCLKVDMNGKTVTPGLIDSHHHLMYYGAQFWPAFLNIRHPVVTSKADLLRVVGDYARQLNPGDWISANQGFTLQAFETIDRWNIDSVAPNNPAYLRHCSGQYAVVNSLALQIAGIDSSTPNPPGARIMRDESGQPTGILSHYPAENLVAKHAPGYGDRSEGQKFEDIELGQQLCFQAGYTSVQDVIVGSVKDIMAYKHFADAGRLKARVYALLYIDYEQEADTLVRRFQRIQSGRFKFGGWKLAKDRGVAARTTLSYDKGLCAATNFYPYHPQDELNRMVSTLHNTGLQVAVHVLGDEGIDMTITGFEQAMQANPRPNPRHRIEHGLFPTPTALQRMRNAGIILSTQPQWITWYGDG